One Bosea sp. 685 DNA segment encodes these proteins:
- a CDS encoding ABC transporter substrate-binding protein: MKPSVLGLASLILVACLPGAGSAQESLLRVAGDGDVSTLDAHRASATSDKTLVGWIYNGLVRFKPGSADPKDLEPDLAERWDTSADGKTWTFHLRQGVKFQGDWGTLSADDVVYSLQRSADPKRSTFSSDFSAVERVEKVDDLTVRITLKYADVNFLGRVSNYHGGNIVSRKAAEELGDKFGSKPVGTGPFAFVEQVTQQYVKLTAHPGYFRGKPKIDTIMVRVIPSDSARELAFTSGEIDLMYGKREQRWVDAARRRPGFNVEIFRPGEYRLLHINQSMPPLDDIRVRRAIAAAINVDDLVRYVGKDVGPKGCSVVPPGYLGEDCSVRYSFDLAKAKALLAEAGHKDGITIKAIVSNISAQQPFMEIMQAQLAKAGIKLEMQVVDHATYQSQTRKDLSALVFYGAARFPIADTYLSEFFHSRAIVGTPTAATNFSHCAVADKEIEQARIEPDAEAQKALWKEAQRKIMDNVCAIPLFELRQVWARSDRLDFGYELKGALNLAPPITEATTLKPR, translated from the coding sequence ATGAAGCCGTCTGTCTTGGGGCTCGCGAGCCTGATTCTGGTCGCCTGCCTGCCGGGCGCGGGCTCGGCCCAGGAAAGCTTGCTGCGTGTCGCCGGCGATGGCGACGTCTCGACGCTCGATGCCCATCGTGCCAGCGCCACCAGCGACAAGACGCTGGTCGGCTGGATCTATAACGGCCTCGTTCGCTTCAAGCCGGGCAGCGCCGATCCCAAGGACCTCGAACCCGATCTCGCCGAACGCTGGGACACCTCCGCCGACGGAAAGACCTGGACCTTCCATCTGCGCCAGGGCGTGAAGTTCCAGGGTGATTGGGGCACGCTCAGCGCCGACGACGTCGTCTATTCCTTGCAACGCTCGGCCGATCCCAAACGCTCGACCTTCTCCTCGGATTTCTCGGCAGTCGAGAGGGTGGAGAAGGTCGACGATCTCACCGTCCGCATCACGCTGAAATATGCCGATGTCAATTTTCTCGGCCGCGTCTCCAACTATCACGGCGGCAACATCGTCAGCCGCAAGGCGGCGGAGGAACTGGGCGACAAATTCGGTAGCAAGCCCGTCGGCACCGGCCCCTTCGCCTTCGTCGAGCAAGTGACGCAGCAATATGTGAAGCTCACCGCCCATCCCGGCTATTTCCGCGGCAAGCCGAAGATCGACACGATCATGGTGCGCGTGATCCCTTCCGACAGCGCCCGCGAACTCGCCTTCACCTCCGGCGAAATCGATTTGATGTATGGCAAGCGCGAGCAGCGCTGGGTCGATGCCGCCCGCCGCCGGCCCGGCTTCAACGTCGAGATCTTCCGGCCGGGCGAGTACCGGCTCCTGCATATCAACCAGAGCATGCCGCCGCTCGACGATATCCGCGTGCGCCGTGCCATCGCGGCCGCGATCAATGTCGACGACCTCGTGCGCTATGTCGGCAAGGATGTCGGTCCCAAGGGCTGTTCCGTCGTTCCGCCGGGCTATCTCGGGGAGGACTGCTCGGTACGCTACAGCTTCGATCTCGCCAAGGCCAAGGCGCTGCTGGCCGAAGCCGGCCACAAGGACGGCATCACGATCAAGGCCATCGTCTCCAATATCTCGGCGCAGCAGCCCTTCATGGAGATCATGCAGGCGCAGCTCGCCAAGGCCGGGATCAAGCTCGAGATGCAGGTCGTCGACCACGCGACCTATCAGAGCCAGACCCGCAAGGATCTGAGCGCTCTCGTCTTCTACGGCGCGGCGCGCTTCCCCATAGCCGATACCTATCTCAGCGAGTTCTTCCACTCACGCGCGATCGTCGGCACGCCGACCGCCGCGACGAATTTCTCGCATTGCGCCGTGGCCGACAAGGAGATCGAGCAGGCCCGCATCGAACCCGACGCCGAAGCCCAGAAAGCCCTCTGGAAGGAGGCGCAGCGGAAGATCATGGACAATGTCTGCGCCATCCCCCTGTTCGAACTGCGTCAGGTCTGGGCCCGCAGCGACCGGCTGGATTTCGGCTACGAGCTGAAGGGGGCGCTGAACCTCGCGCCGCCGATCACCGAAGCCACGACACTGAAGCCGCGCTGA
- a CDS encoding glycoside hydrolase family 31 protein, translating to MKALTQGRYIGRDGEAALFDVGLGNTIAVRILEGDIGRVTLKPQDGYRLDRGWSIAPGGLEPSYEGRQRDDLSGFANPQANVTESEGRVVLSVGGLSAEITLEPFGIAWRRAGEETPFLRDRPTQAYLASPRTGAVAHYMARDYHERHYGLGDKAGPLDRTGRRFAIDAVDPCGFDAELSDPLYKMLPFFIVDGPQGAHGVFYDNLATGSVDLGCTLDNYHGLFRSWRGDDGDLDYYVLAGPTVPAVTRRFSWLTGGQAFAPHWSFGFGVTSMAIADAPDADARISDFIGKCETHRIPCDSFHFGSGYTQIGHRRYAFNWNRDKFPDPAATMARLKQAGLQPVANLKPCLLDDHPRLQEALDQGILVKDGKTGEPAVAQFWDGLGFHIDFTNPAGRAWWRNGIETALLDYGFTTVWNDNNEYEIWDEDALCHGDGRPFRQALARPAHALLMTKLSYEAQAAREPGKRQYSVTRGGGAGIARYSQTWSGDNETAWKTLRYNLTQGLNMSLSGMFSIGHDVGGFHGPTPGPELFVRFNEFCALWPRMVMNSWNDDGVVNLPWMYPQMVPQVREAIGLRYRLMPYLYTQMWRASRDNEPAVRPLFYDFPDDPAVRGIDDAFMLGPDILVAPVLEEGATQRGVNLPSHPGGWYDWHGGRHYPGGGVVSVDAPLGRLPIFIRAGAIIPVGDAERLSPVRELLTFGAGNARGELYEDDGETTGWRDGSGLLRSFSIKDGVLSVRSEGQYRPDLDTIPVRSLGKAQP from the coding sequence ATGAAAGCCCTGACGCAAGGCCGCTATATCGGCCGCGATGGAGAAGCCGCCCTGTTCGACGTCGGACTCGGCAACACCATCGCCGTTCGCATTCTCGAAGGCGACATTGGCAGGGTCACATTGAAGCCGCAGGACGGCTATCGGCTCGACCGCGGCTGGTCGATCGCGCCCGGCGGGCTGGAGCCGTCCTATGAGGGGCGCCAACGCGACGATCTGTCCGGCTTCGCGAACCCGCAGGCGAACGTCACGGAGAGCGAGGGCAGGGTGGTGCTGTCAGTCGGTGGCCTTTCCGCCGAGATCACGCTCGAGCCCTTCGGCATCGCCTGGCGCCGAGCGGGTGAGGAAACGCCCTTCCTGCGCGACCGGCCGACCCAGGCCTATCTCGCTTCGCCTCGCACCGGCGCCGTCGCGCATTACATGGCGCGCGATTATCACGAGCGGCATTATGGCCTGGGCGACAAGGCCGGCCCGCTCGACCGGACCGGCCGGCGCTTCGCCATCGATGCCGTCGACCCCTGCGGCTTCGACGCAGAACTCAGCGACCCGCTCTACAAGATGTTGCCGTTTTTCATCGTTGACGGCCCGCAAGGCGCCCATGGCGTGTTCTATGACAACCTCGCCACCGGCTCGGTCGACCTCGGCTGCACGCTCGACAATTATCACGGCCTGTTCCGCTCCTGGCGCGGCGACGATGGCGACCTCGACTATTACGTCCTGGCGGGCCCGACCGTGCCGGCGGTGACGCGCCGCTTCTCCTGGCTCACCGGCGGGCAGGCCTTTGCGCCGCACTGGTCCTTCGGCTTCGGCGTGACGTCCATGGCGATCGCCGATGCGCCTGATGCTGATGCCCGCATCAGCGATTTCATCGGCAAGTGCGAGACACACCGCATTCCCTGCGACAGCTTCCATTTCGGCTCGGGCTACACGCAGATCGGCCATCGCCGCTACGCCTTCAATTGGAACCGCGACAAGTTCCCCGATCCAGCCGCGACCATGGCGCGACTGAAACAGGCGGGCCTGCAGCCGGTCGCCAACCTGAAGCCCTGCCTGCTTGACGACCATCCACGGCTCCAGGAAGCGCTGGACCAGGGCATCCTGGTGAAGGACGGCAAGACCGGGGAGCCGGCGGTCGCGCAGTTCTGGGATGGCCTCGGCTTCCACATCGACTTCACCAATCCTGCCGGGCGGGCCTGGTGGCGCAACGGCATCGAAACTGCGTTGCTCGACTACGGTTTCACCACCGTCTGGAACGACAACAACGAATACGAGATCTGGGATGAGGACGCGCTCTGCCATGGCGACGGCCGCCCGTTCCGGCAGGCCCTGGCGCGCCCGGCCCATGCGCTGCTGATGACCAAGCTTTCCTATGAGGCGCAAGCCGCGCGCGAGCCCGGCAAGCGGCAATATTCGGTGACGCGCGGCGGCGGCGCCGGTATTGCCCGCTACAGCCAGACCTGGTCCGGCGACAACGAGACCGCCTGGAAGACGCTGCGCTACAATCTCACCCAGGGGCTCAATATGAGCCTGTCGGGCATGTTCAGCATCGGCCATGACGTCGGCGGCTTCCACGGGCCGACGCCCGGTCCCGAGCTGTTCGTGCGCTTCAACGAGTTCTGCGCGCTCTGGCCGCGCATGGTGATGAACTCCTGGAACGATGACGGCGTCGTCAACCTGCCCTGGATGTATCCGCAGATGGTCCCGCAGGTGCGCGAGGCGATCGGCCTGCGCTACCGGCTGATGCCTTATCTCTATACCCAGATGTGGCGCGCCAGCCGCGACAACGAGCCCGCCGTGCGCCCGCTCTTCTACGATTTCCCCGACGATCCGGCGGTGCGCGGCATCGATGACGCCTTCATGCTCGGCCCCGACATCCTGGTCGCGCCGGTGCTGGAGGAGGGCGCGACACAGCGCGGGGTCAACCTGCCCAGTCATCCCGGCGGCTGGTATGACTGGCATGGCGGCCGGCACTACCCCGGGGGCGGCGTGGTCAGCGTCGACGCACCGCTCGGGCGCCTGCCGATCTTCATCCGTGCCGGCGCCATCATTCCGGTCGGCGATGCCGAGCGGTTGAGCCCGGTGCGGGAGCTGCTCACCTTCGGCGCGGGTAACGCGCGCGGCGAGCTTTACGAGGATGATGGTGAGACCACCGGCTGGCGCGACGGCAGCGGCCTGCTCAGGAGCTTCTCGATCAAGGACGGCGTTCTCTCGGTCCGCAGCGAGGGCCAGTATCGCCCCGACCTCGACACGATCCCGGTCCGGAGCCTGGGCAAGGCACAGCCTTAG
- a CDS encoding sn-glycerol-3-phosphate ABC transporter ATP-binding protein UgpC — protein MAELTLSGITKSFGATTVIHAVDLHVADGEFVVFVGPSGCGKSTLLRIIAGLEEVTTGSIAIDGADVTGWPASERGLAMVFQSYALYPHMSVYKNMAFALENMGLKAPEIDARVRRAATMLRLSDYLERKPKALSGGQRQRVAIGRAIVRDPKIFLFDEPLSNLDAELRVATRKELASLHAELGGTMIYVTHDQVEAMTLADRIVVLQSGRIEQIGTPLELYNRPDNLFVAGFIGSPRMNLLPARAAGQGAVALGEAGQEVELGRETALPAGTAVTLGIRPEHITLAGEGEVGLAMTVDLVERLGGESYLYGSAPGLPQITVRLDGQTSHGRGDRVALRFAPAHLHLFDAAGKALRPGAA, from the coding sequence ATGGCTGAACTGACGCTCAGCGGCATCACAAAATCCTTCGGCGCGACCACCGTGATCCATGCCGTCGACCTGCATGTCGCGGATGGCGAATTCGTCGTCTTCGTCGGCCCGTCCGGCTGCGGCAAGTCGACCTTGCTGCGCATCATCGCCGGGCTGGAGGAGGTCACGACGGGGTCGATCGCGATCGATGGCGCCGACGTCACCGGGTGGCCGGCCTCCGAGCGCGGGCTTGCGATGGTGTTCCAGTCCTATGCGCTCTATCCGCATATGAGCGTCTACAAGAACATGGCCTTCGCGCTCGAGAATATGGGCCTGAAGGCGCCCGAGATCGACGCCAGGGTGCGCCGCGCCGCGACCATGCTGCGCCTCAGCGACTATCTTGAGCGAAAGCCCAAGGCGCTCTCGGGCGGGCAGCGCCAGCGCGTCGCCATCGGCCGCGCCATCGTGCGCGATCCCAAGATCTTCCTGTTCGACGAACCCTTGTCGAATCTCGACGCCGAATTGCGCGTCGCCACGCGCAAGGAACTCGCCAGCCTGCATGCAGAACTCGGCGGCACGATGATCTATGTCACCCATGATCAGGTCGAGGCGATGACGCTGGCCGACCGCATCGTGGTGCTCCAAAGCGGGCGTATCGAGCAGATCGGCACCCCGCTCGAACTCTACAACAGGCCTGACAACCTCTTTGTCGCCGGCTTCATCGGCTCGCCGCGCATGAACCTGTTGCCAGCCCGCGCTGCAGGGCAGGGAGCCGTCGCGCTGGGGGAGGCGGGGCAAGAGGTGGAGCTGGGTCGCGAAACCGCGCTCCCGGCTGGAACCGCCGTGACGCTGGGCATCAGGCCGGAGCACATCACTCTTGCCGGGGAGGGTGAGGTAGGTCTCGCCATGACGGTCGACCTCGTCGAACGGCTCGGCGGGGAGAGCTATCTCTACGGCTCCGCGCCCGGATTGCCGCAGATCACCGTGCGGTTGGACGGGCAGACGAGCCATGGCCGGGGCGACCGCGTCGCGCTGCGTTTCGCGCCAGCGCATCTGCACCTGTTCGACGCGGCCGGCAAAGCCCTGCGGCCCGGCGCCGCCTGA
- a CDS encoding carbohydrate ABC transporter permease, with translation MNRVARLLQIRRKSGRWHWTDIAAYSYLALGVVLMFGPVLWLVLSSFKTQAGLLEFPPSLLPMSQREVAVAGFPQPLPLFSATLDDGSTRVLAQVRRIGIVAQMVDPENPAQQFRIPIDKRIPVREFKLATENYTEPLERFAFTRFLGNSVFVTVVATLITLLINSMAAYALSIYEFKGKNAAMLMVVGTLMIPITIILVPVYLVITKLGLVNSLWAVILPGAATPTGVFLLRQYMLTLPRDLIEAARMDKASEWQIYWRIVMPLAMPALAVLAIFSIMWRWNEFLWPLAVLTKTEVHTLQIGLNAFQGELQTQWHYLLAMTVATLAPVALVFVFLQRFITTGIANTGMK, from the coding sequence ATGAATCGTGTCGCGCGCCTCCTGCAGATCCGGCGTAAATCCGGCCGTTGGCATTGGACCGATATCGCCGCCTACAGCTATCTGGCGCTCGGCGTCGTGCTGATGTTCGGGCCCGTGCTCTGGCTCGTGCTGTCCTCCTTCAAGACGCAGGCCGGCCTGCTGGAATTCCCGCCCTCGCTGCTGCCGATGTCGCAGCGCGAGGTCGCGGTAGCGGGCTTTCCGCAGCCTTTGCCGCTCTTCAGCGCGACGCTCGATGACGGCTCGACCCGGGTTCTGGCCCAGGTCCGGCGCATCGGTATCGTCGCGCAGATGGTCGATCCGGAGAACCCGGCCCAGCAGTTCCGGATACCGATCGACAAGCGCATACCGGTGCGCGAATTCAAACTGGCGACGGAGAACTATACCGAGCCGCTCGAACGCTTCGCCTTCACGCGCTTCCTCGGCAACTCAGTCTTCGTCACGGTGGTGGCGACGCTGATCACGCTGCTGATCAACTCGATGGCCGCCTACGCCCTCTCGATCTACGAGTTCAAGGGCAAGAATGCCGCGATGCTGATGGTGGTCGGCACGCTGATGATCCCGATCACCATCATCCTGGTGCCGGTCTATCTGGTGATCACCAAGCTCGGCCTGGTCAATTCGCTCTGGGCCGTGATCCTGCCCGGCGCCGCGACGCCGACCGGCGTCTTCCTGTTGCGGCAATACATGCTGACCCTGCCGCGTGACCTGATCGAGGCCGCGCGCATGGACAAGGCCTCGGAGTGGCAGATCTATTGGCGTATCGTCATGCCGCTCGCCATGCCGGCGCTCGCCGTGCTCGCGATCTTCTCGATCATGTGGCGCTGGAACGAGTTCCTCTGGCCGCTCGCGGTCTTGACCAAGACCGAGGTCCATACGCTGCAGATCGGCCTCAACGCCTTCCAGGGCGAGCTCCAGACGCAATGGCACTATTTGCTCGCCATGACGGTGGCGACGCTGGCGCCTGTCGCGCTGGTCTTCGTCTTCCTGCAGCGCTTCATCACCACCGGCATCGCCAATACGGGAATGAAATGA
- a CDS encoding sugar ABC transporter permease → MRLVDWPMRGLQRLLGERRMAYVFLLPNLVFFSLFVFLPLIINVVFSVTGGAALFPSERPYVGGGQYAYLFDCGSFVDPGSCREDHFWRGVANTLRFTVFQVVAMVLFSLVTAVVLNMRIRGRGFFRAVYFFPVLLSPVVVALIWKWILQRDGLLNAGLTALGGQKILFFIDPGWAMFWAVFVSIWAHMGFYTLILLAGLQAIPADLYEAAEMDATPRWRAFWRITLPLLWPNLIVVIVLALIRGVQTFDEVFVLTGGGPGTATLMVVQYIYETAFSNQVQNFGLAAAASVVLGIVLFGLTLAQLAASRRRSA, encoded by the coding sequence ATGCGGCTGGTCGATTGGCCGATGCGGGGGCTGCAGCGGCTCCTCGGCGAGCGCCGGATGGCCTATGTCTTCCTGCTGCCGAACCTGGTCTTCTTCTCGCTCTTTGTCTTCCTGCCGCTCATCATCAACGTCGTCTTCTCGGTGACGGGCGGGGCGGCCCTGTTCCCGTCGGAGCGGCCCTATGTCGGGGGTGGGCAGTACGCCTATCTCTTCGACTGCGGCAGCTTCGTCGATCCTGGCTCGTGCCGGGAGGACCATTTCTGGCGCGGCGTCGCCAATACGCTGCGCTTCACGGTGTTCCAGGTCGTCGCCATGGTGCTGTTCTCGCTGGTCACCGCGGTGGTGCTCAACATGCGCATCCGCGGCCGCGGCTTCTTTCGCGCCGTCTATTTCTTCCCCGTCCTGCTCTCGCCCGTCGTGGTGGCGCTGATCTGGAAGTGGATCCTGCAGCGCGACGGCCTGCTCAATGCCGGCCTCACCGCGCTCGGCGGCCAGAAGATCCTGTTCTTCATCGATCCGGGCTGGGCGATGTTCTGGGCGGTCTTCGTCTCGATCTGGGCCCATATGGGCTTCTACACACTGATCCTGCTCGCCGGCCTCCAGGCAATACCCGCCGATCTCTACGAGGCGGCGGAAATGGATGCGACGCCGCGCTGGCGCGCCTTCTGGCGCATCACCTTGCCGCTGCTCTGGCCCAATCTCATCGTCGTTATCGTGCTGGCGCTGATCCGCGGCGTGCAGACCTTCGACGAGGTCTTCGTGCTGACAGGAGGCGGGCCGGGCACGGCGACGCTGATGGTCGTGCAGTACATCTACGAGACGGCCTTTTCCAACCAGGTGCAGAATTTCGGGCTGGCGGCGGCAGCCTCGGTGGTGCTCGGCATCGTGCTGTTCGGGCTGACGCTGGCACAGCTCGCGGCCAGCCGCAGGAGGTCGGCATGA
- a CDS encoding ABC transporter substrate-binding protein, translated as MTMRAWVSALAVVTGLLAVDVAQAQTTVRMSWYSDGNEGEVVADLLKRFEAQNTDIKIVLDQVPYKAITENLPVQLASGQGPDIARVVDLGGIARYALDLRPYLKDAAYWDANFGPFLEWMRPQGDTNSIPGFMTQLTVTGPFVNKTLFEQAGIALPGAKATWEDWAKATKDVAAKVQAPFPIAMDRSGHRFFGLAISEGAKLFDAKGEPAVIDDGFKRAAQLVYDWHKSGVMAKELWGSVSGAAYRGANDEFKNAQVVMYMSGSWQIAQLDKTVGNAFDWVAVPTPCGPAGCTAMPGGAGLVAIKTTKNPAAVARVMEYLASEPVLSEFYSRSLFVPGHIGIAAKGLDYKDASPLAKASLKVFSDQVAGLSPVAYKLQGYANNRIIFNAVISRVGQAISGETTMDEAYKRVASDIEQQIAERNKK; from the coding sequence ATGACAATGAGAGCGTGGGTTTCGGCCTTGGCCGTCGTGACAGGGCTTCTGGCGGTCGACGTCGCTCAGGCGCAGACCACCGTGCGCATGAGCTGGTATTCCGATGGCAATGAGGGCGAGGTCGTCGCCGATCTGCTCAAGCGCTTCGAGGCCCAGAACACGGACATCAAGATCGTTCTCGATCAGGTGCCCTACAAGGCGATCACCGAGAATCTGCCGGTCCAGCTCGCCTCGGGGCAGGGGCCGGACATCGCCCGCGTCGTCGATCTCGGCGGCATCGCCCGCTATGCGCTCGACCTGCGGCCTTATCTGAAGGACGCCGCGTATTGGGACGCCAATTTCGGCCCGTTCCTGGAATGGATGCGTCCGCAGGGCGACACCAACTCCATCCCCGGCTTCATGACACAGCTCACCGTCACCGGCCCCTTCGTCAACAAGACATTGTTCGAGCAGGCCGGCATCGCCCTGCCCGGCGCCAAAGCGACATGGGAAGACTGGGCCAAGGCGACGAAGGATGTCGCCGCCAAGGTGCAGGCGCCGTTCCCCATCGCCATGGACCGCTCGGGCCACCGCTTCTTCGGTCTGGCGATCTCGGAAGGCGCGAAGCTGTTCGACGCCAAGGGCGAGCCTGCCGTGATCGATGACGGGTTCAAGCGCGCGGCGCAGCTCGTCTATGACTGGCATAAGAGCGGCGTCATGGCCAAGGAGCTCTGGGGCTCGGTCTCCGGCGCGGCCTATCGCGGCGCCAATGATGAGTTCAAGAACGCCCAGGTCGTGATGTACATGTCCGGTTCCTGGCAGATCGCCCAGCTCGACAAGACGGTCGGCAATGCTTTCGACTGGGTCGCGGTGCCGACGCCATGCGGCCCCGCCGGATGCACGGCGATGCCCGGCGGCGCCGGGCTCGTCGCGATCAAGACGACGAAGAACCCCGCAGCCGTCGCCAGGGTCATGGAATATCTCGCCAGCGAGCCGGTGCTGAGCGAGTTCTACAGCCGCTCGCTCTTCGTTCCCGGCCATATCGGCATCGCCGCGAAGGGGCTCGACTACAAGGATGCGAGCCCGCTGGCGAAGGCCTCGCTCAAGGTCTTTTCCGACCAGGTCGCGGGTCTGTCGCCGGTTGCCTACAAGCTGCAGGGCTATGCCAACAACCGCATCATCTTCAATGCCGTGATCAGCCGTGTCGGCCAGGCGATCTCGGGCGAAACCACGATGGACGAGGCCTATAAGCGGGTCGCCTCCGATATTGAGCAGCAGATCGCCGAGCGCAACAAGAAGTAG
- a CDS encoding LacI family DNA-binding transcriptional regulator, with translation MSAAQVSLATVAAEAGVSVATVSRIVNGETRRASAQTVMRVQAAVVALGYQPNHVGRALRRRQSRVVAMLAPNLDNPAMAAIAVSTEAALRAAGYVMILCDTHDRADLQDEYLQAMRSQLVQGYVLVSAVTSPALSDALARGEPIVFVSRRNPEGGAYVGINNHAAGAAAADYCLARAITEPAVIFPAQGSSSTAERVAGFVERLIARGVEADRIRRASAPGLSHLQVGYDAARALVAASAGAWPKGLLCVSDMMAYGAYRLAVERGVAIPEACLLIGIDANPLNAWIAPWLTSVHIPYPDFGAKVVEQLTALWGGTMPDDILLPHSLEP, from the coding sequence GTGTCTGCCGCCCAGGTTTCGCTTGCGACGGTTGCCGCCGAGGCAGGGGTTTCGGTCGCCACCGTATCCCGGATCGTGAATGGCGAGACGCGGCGGGCCTCGGCTCAGACGGTGATGCGCGTACAGGCGGCCGTCGTCGCGCTCGGCTACCAGCCCAACCATGTCGGGCGGGCGCTGCGTCGGCGCCAGAGCCGCGTCGTCGCGATGCTTGCACCCAACCTCGACAACCCGGCCATGGCCGCCATCGCAGTGTCGACGGAAGCGGCGCTGCGTGCGGCCGGCTACGTCATGATCCTGTGCGACACGCATGACCGCGCCGATCTGCAGGACGAATACCTGCAGGCCATGCGCTCGCAGCTGGTGCAGGGCTATGTCCTGGTGAGCGCCGTCACGAGCCCGGCACTAAGCGACGCGCTCGCACGCGGAGAGCCGATCGTCTTCGTCAGTCGCCGCAATCCCGAGGGCGGTGCCTATGTCGGCATCAACAATCACGCCGCGGGAGCTGCTGCCGCCGATTATTGCCTGGCACGCGCGATCACCGAACCAGCCGTGATCTTTCCCGCGCAGGGCTCGTCATCGACGGCGGAGCGCGTCGCCGGTTTCGTCGAGCGACTAATCGCGCGCGGTGTCGAGGCTGACCGCATCCGGCGCGCTTCGGCGCCTGGATTGTCGCATCTTCAGGTCGGCTACGACGCGGCGCGGGCCCTCGTCGCGGCAAGCGCCGGGGCCTGGCCGAAAGGCCTGCTCTGCGTCAGCGACATGATGGCCTATGGCGCCTACAGATTGGCCGTCGAGCGTGGCGTCGCCATTCCCGAAGCCTGCCTCCTCATCGGCATCGACGCGAACCCGCTCAACGCCTGGATCGCGCCCTGGCTGACCTCGGTCCATATCCCCTACCCCGATTTCGGCGCCAAGGTCGTCGAGCAGCTCACGGCGCTCTGGGGCGGCACGATGCCGGACGATATCCTGTTGCCGCATTCCCTGGAGCCCTGA